In Nitrosospira briensis C-128, a genomic segment contains:
- a CDS encoding polysaccharide deacetylase family protein: protein MLGDEKSVVLSFDDGPAPLAALESILQTLRQEEIKAEFYVLGDEVRQYPEAARMIVGQGHDIQNHSWSHSDLERATEQSVRSELERTQNIIEKTTGVTPTKIRPPYGAGGFSGHLDPELVEVARALSLDIVTWDIDTEDWKAPQGLGPEKINNIESQFEQQPRKESFNILMHVQMGTARDLPAFISRLREWGFTIAEP, encoded by the coding sequence ATGCTGGGTGATGAAAAATCGGTAGTCCTGTCATTCGATGACGGGCCAGCGCCCCTGGCAGCACTTGAAAGCATCCTGCAGACGCTGCGACAGGAGGAAATCAAGGCGGAGTTTTATGTTCTGGGCGACGAGGTAAGGCAGTATCCTGAAGCGGCAAGAATGATTGTCGGTCAGGGGCATGACATCCAGAATCATTCGTGGAGTCATTCGGATCTTGAACGGGCGACGGAACAAAGCGTGCGCAGTGAACTGGAACGCACCCAGAACATAATCGAGAAAACCACCGGCGTAACGCCGACTAAAATCCGTCCGCCATACGGTGCGGGGGGATTCAGTGGACACCTCGATCCGGAGCTGGTCGAGGTGGCACGGGCCCTGTCCCTGGACATCGTAACCTGGGACATCGATACCGAGGATTGGAAAGCCCCGCAAGGTCTGGGACCGGAAAAAATAAACAATATCGAGAGTCAGTTCGAGCAACAGCCGCGTAAGGAATCCTTCAATATCCTGATGCACGTGCAAATGGGGACTGCCAGGGACCTCCCGGCTTTTATCTCCCGGTTAAGGGAATGGGGGTTTACCATTGCGGAACCGTAA